Proteins encoded by one window of Rutidosis leptorrhynchoides isolate AG116_Rl617_1_P2 chromosome 7, CSIRO_AGI_Rlap_v1, whole genome shotgun sequence:
- the LOC139859615 gene encoding uncharacterized protein, translated as MSWVTTVVGSYSVSEGVRLLVNESIVSIPEWANLIWYNPIPSKVLIFHWLAIRNSIPVKDILFQRGIIQEGQNISCFWCFNSTETVNHLLLHCPWASLIWSDIMFWWNIRWVMPSSLVSFIQAWSSGMGIKAEMSRSY; from the coding sequence ATGTCTTGGGTTACCACTGTGGTTGGTTCATATTCCGTATCGGAGGGTGTACGTCTTTTGGTTAATGAATCTATCGTTTCTATTCCGGAGTGGGCAAACTTAATATGGTACAATCCAATTCCTTCGAAAGTTCTTATTTTTCATTGGTTAGCCATTCGTAATTCTATCCCGGTCAAGGATATCCTATTTCAAAGAGGCATAATTCAAGAAGGGCAAAATATTTCTTGTTTTTGGTGTTTTAACTCTACCGAAACCGTTAATCACTTGTTGCTTCATTGCCCTTGGGCTTCATTGATTTGGTCGGATATAATGTTTTGGTGGAACATTAGATGGGTTATGCCTTCTTCTCTAGTTTCGTTTATTCAGGCTTGGAGCTCGGGGATGGGTATcaaggctgaaatgtcccgttcttattga